The Nitrospirota bacterium genome contains a region encoding:
- a CDS encoding DUF420 domain-containing protein — MMDWLKQPGFFGTHATLGADLSQLMATLFTGLFIVGWFQAKRGQGHAHHWLMLGGMIAMLAFFTSYYLFRQLGVLAVEGKEGFGGPQELYDYVFIPLLTVHIILVIIGLVMAIYMIVLGFRAQAVVQGRRLLRDALLQTSGRKIGIILSGLTGLAVVLFLFRAATAGFSMRKLEVYLGFVALVGLVLGIETTIQRIWPNGADRHRALGRFTMIIYCILFVTGSTTYTMLYILFPGKIG; from the coding sequence ATGATGGACTGGCTGAAGCAACCCGGGTTCTTCGGGACCCACGCCACACTCGGAGCGGATCTGAGCCAACTGATGGCGACGCTGTTCACGGGGCTGTTTATCGTCGGCTGGTTTCAGGCCAAGCGCGGTCAAGGGCACGCGCACCATTGGTTAATGCTGGGCGGCATGATTGCCATGCTCGCGTTTTTCACGAGTTACTACCTGTTCCGGCAATTGGGCGTTCTGGCGGTGGAAGGCAAAGAGGGATTTGGCGGGCCTCAAGAACTCTACGACTACGTTTTCATTCCCTTGCTTACCGTGCACATCATTCTTGTCATCATCGGGCTTGTCATGGCGATCTATATGATCGTCCTGGGATTCCGCGCCCAAGCCGTCGTCCAGGGCAGGCGTTTGCTCAGGGACGCGCTGTTACAAACCTCTGGAAGGAAGATCGGGATAATTCTCAGCGGGCTCACCGGACTGGCCGTCGTGTTGTTCCTGTTCCGCGCGGCGACCGCCGGGTTCTCGATGCGAAAGCTGGAAGTGTATCTCGGATTCGTGGCCCTTGTCGGCCTTGTGCTGGGGATCGAGACGACGATCCAGCGCATCTGGCCGAACGGCGCCGATCGACATCGCGCCTTGGGCCGTTTCACGATGATCATTTACTGTATCTTGTTCGTGACCGGCAGCACGACGTACACGATGCTCTATATCCTATTTCCCGGGAAGATCGGATGA
- a CDS encoding PCP reductase family protein yields MHTEGIEEQIDATGTERWFVRSECRECGFRVGVDLSADQAAAFVDRFMWTDEARHRLDRMPPYLAPLVKEEVESYAKARNHRVVTYDLIARAQQGEAVIWDHEAERRLSNVPTPVRAMARVELERTAIERGLSRVTVELMEEVKAKYFGMAARK; encoded by the coding sequence ATGCATACGGAAGGCATCGAAGAGCAGATCGATGCGACCGGGACTGAACGCTGGTTCGTGCGGTCGGAATGCCGCGAATGCGGGTTCCGCGTGGGGGTCGACCTCTCGGCCGATCAGGCTGCCGCCTTCGTTGATCGGTTCATGTGGACCGATGAAGCGCGGCATCGTCTGGATCGGATGCCGCCCTATCTGGCTCCGTTGGTGAAGGAGGAGGTCGAGTCCTACGCCAAAGCCCGCAACCATCGCGTCGTCACCTATGATCTGATCGCCCGAGCCCAGCAGGGAGAGGCTGTCATCTGGGATCATGAGGCGGAACGTCGTTTGAGTAATGTGCCGACGCCTGTCCGCGCAATGGCTCGCGTCGAATTGGAGCGAACGGCGATTGAGCGCGGGCTGTCCCGGGTCACAGTCGAACTCATGGAGGAAGTCAAGGCCAAGTATTTCGGCATGGCCGCGCGAAAGTGA